A segment of the Bacillus sp. es.034 genome:
ATTCATTTCCTCCCAGAAGCGCCTTCTGAACTCGATACCGATTTTTACAGAAGGAATATTGGTTACTTCACGTATCGCCTGCCACTTTTTGAAGGAAATCGAGTTATATGGGACGACATCAATAAATTGAAAAACGGTAAAAGGAATTGTGACAATCACGAAGTCAGCTTGATACTCCCTCCCCGTTCCGTCCAATGGGTTAACCGTTTGAACGATGACACCCGACTTAGATTGTATGATACGGGTCACTTTTTGATTCAAAAAAATTTGGGACTGTAGGTCACCCATGAAGGAATAGGGCAATCGATCATTCCCACCTGATATTTCATAAAACTTCGTCTCTTTTCTAAAGATCGGAAAAATAATATCTTTCAATATATCGACAAATGAAAACTCAGGAAATCCTTCAATCCCGAGAATGACATTTATTTTCCGGATGGCATTCAACGATAAGGATTTTCCAAACGGGTTGTTGGATAAGAATTGCCCCACTGAATAATTTGAGTATTGCTTAATCAGCTTCAACTGATCACTGTGTTCACTATTATTATATAAATCTACAAACGGCTTGGTGGCTTCAAGAAAAAGCTCAGAAGCGGTTTTCCCCCTCTCGCTTTCCGGGAGAGGGTATTGTAGAATATTCGGATCCGCTTCGTACTGTTTTCTCGTCACTAAAATGTTATTTACTAAAAACAGGTCTTTCGAAGAAGAATTTTGAAAGGGTTGAAATGGCAGTTTGAATTTACGTATATATTCAAATACCAACTGATGGTTATCAGGGATTCTCATAGCACCGGCATCCATATAATTCCCGGAGGTAAACGGCTTTCGAACAGTATAAATCCTCCCCCCGATCCTTTTGTTCCCTTCCAGAATCATGACGTCATGCCCTGCCTCTTTTAAAGTTGAGGCTGCGACCAGCCCACTCATCCCGGCACCAATGATAATGATCCTTTTAGGTTTGGAGGGCTTTAATCCTTTACGTATGATAGAAAGCATATCATTCGGATACTTCAATTCAGAAGGGGCATCTCTCATTATTCGATCGTCCATTCTTCACCTACCTCCCTTGCTCTTTCATCATATGAATCAACCTATAGAGGTATACATTTGTTTCCTGTGACATAATGATCATTTCCAGTACGTTACAGAACGCTTGTTTCTATTTGTAGTGTTCTGTGTTATACTTGAAGTTCATTGGGTCTATGAGACTGTATTTAGTCAATCTCTCTAGCAGTAGAAGGGAGACATGTTAAATGTCACTAGAAAATATCGTAACCATGCTCAAGACGCTAAAGAAATTCAAGGAAAGTGAGATTGTTCATACGATTTCTAACCATGAGCACTCACCAGTTATGACTGTAGCTTACCATTTGGACTCGGAATGTTTCCGCATCACTTATGTGGATTCAATGAAAGTGGAAGAATTTACTGATATCAACCTATTGGCGACGACTATAGAAAGTGTATTGCTGCTTGAACCTTCGAGATAACGTTGAACGAACTGCCATTACTCCGGTAATGGCAGTTTTTTATACGATTGTTACACCATTTATTGAAGGAGGAAGACTTGATAGGTCCGTCCCTCACCAAAACGAGCATACCCCACTATTGGGCATGCTCGTTTATTTTTCCTTCTCCTTAGAAAGAAGGAAGTTCACTAAGATTATTTTCTTTCAGTCCATCCGGCTCACTTCGCAGAACATCCCTGCCATAGCGATGAATTACATCGACATGTGCGATCTTTCCTGCTTTTGCCTCCTCGAGAGCGGTTATATAATCCAACTCCCTGCCACTTTCGGTCTTGAATGCGATAAGGTCATCGTCACTATTTCTACGGACAGCGACAATATGTTCTGCCCCTGTAGAAAGTTCATCAGCTATTTCCATTTTAGCCTGGACATGACCTTGTTGCTTGTATTCCTCATAAATTTGTTCAAAATTCTTATTCTCCAATTGGACTCACCTCCCGAACATACGTTTAGTATTTGCGTTTTGTTCCCTCCATATGTATGGTCCGATTAGTGCACTTGTAATCGGTTGTAAATAAGTTAGGAGAGCTGACTAAACAGCACTCTATTTCAGTCTATTTTAATCTATCCAGCGCATTATTCAGCAATACTTTCTGACTTTTAATGGATTTAAGAGCATTTTCATTATTTCTTTTATATAAAGAAAGGATGCTTTGACCATAGGCAGTTCCTGGTACAGCCCACTTTCCATTCAGATCCGTCCAGTCCGTTGCAGTACCTCTTTTGACAAGTGAAAATCGCGGGTCGACAAGTGGTGCACCTTCCGGGAGTGGTTCAGTTGATGCGTACGCGTAAAGGTGCTGAATATGAGCAAGTACCCCTTGTTCAGGAGTCGCGAATGAAGCCCCATTATTTCCGGGTCCGGTTGTACCGATCCCTGCATAGTTATTTTGGGAAGGTTTCACTTGTCCCGTAAATCTGAAATAATTGGTTTCGTAAATGGCTTGTGCATAGGCTATATCTCCCCGGATGCCGTAAAAATTCCCATAGAAAATATAAAATTTACCCACTGAGGGAGCGGAAGGATTCACGGTTTTCACAAATTCATCTAATTGCCGGGCTAGGATAATGGATGTTCCTAAAATGGAATACTCGATACCGGGCGGCTGTGGGGGCTTGGTATCTGGTGGATCGGTTGGTGGAGGATCCTTCGGCACAGGGGCTGGTGCAGCCTCTTCTCTTAGAAGAAAGGCATCGATCCCAACCCCGCTTAATGCTATTATTTGATCTTCTGTATTTTCCCTCACTGAAAAAGCCCCTGTTTGAACCCTGTAATACGTTTTCCCAGAAACGACTACAGTATCAATGAACGATTCAAATGATACAGCTTTCAACTCTTTCACCCGGTCTTCTGCATTCTTCCGTTCAGTAAATGACCCGGCAATCACTTTAAAAATTGGCGGATTGCCCGACTCTTTTGCCGGAAGTGAAAGTGCTTTGGCAACTCCTTTAGCAAGTGAGATCCCTACTGACTGTCTGAACTTTGTATCAAGCAGGAGTGCAACGTCCATTGAATTATCAACAAACAACACTTCCACCAACACCGCAGGCATTTTTGTTTCACGGAGTACATGAAAATTTGCTCTCTTCTTCCCCCTATCTGTTACTTTGAATGGCTGAACGGCTTTTATTACTTCATCGTGGATTGTCTTTTGATATGATAAAGTTTGTGTCGGTACACTCCCATTGAATACATAGCTTTCAAACCCTGTCCCTCCACCTGCATTATGGTGGATGGATAAATACATATCCAGATTCGAGCGATTGGCAAGGCTGGATCTTTCTGAAAGAGATAAGGTTTGGTCCCCGGTCCTCGTCATTAACACCTTCACATTGTAATTCGACACTAAATAATCCCTGACCACAACTGCTGTCAAAAGATTGAAGTTCTTTTCTTCATTTCCTTTATATGTGGCACCAGGATCAGATCCTCCATGTCCTGGATCAATCATGATGATTTTCAATTAACTTCCTCCTAAGAACTTGACATATAGTGCTATATTCACAATTGGACAAGCATGCTTGGACAATCTCCTACCGCCACCTCTTTTCAATATAAAAAAGGTTCCCTGCTTAGGAACAGGAAACACTTTTTTACGTACAATTCTATATTCATGGAGGGGACTTTCTTATAGGGTTTAGTTTTTCTTTCTCTCTATTGTATTTCGAAAAACACGTTCTTATTCACTTTATTCATTATCATTGTATTTCTTGATCGGCGGAGTTCCATACTGTGATCGCTTCAATTTTTTCAGTATGAACTGTTGATCTTATAATCATTGTTTCTTTACCTTAATATGGGGCCTAAGGGTTACCCCAAACTGTGCAACGTACGGATTCGAGAGGGAAGGAGATCCCATTTCTAAATTGGCATGAGTTACGGATGGACTGAGAAAAAGATAATGTAGTATTTTTCTTGCCAATGCATCACCTCCATAGAACACTTTATGTCGGAGGTGTCGGGTTGGTGAGGACAAGCAACTCATTTTTTTAAAAAAATGGACAACTTTTTAAAATTTACCATTTCTTCTTATCATATCTTAATGAATGTTTATCTTAAATAAACGAATGATAAATATAGAACAATTATGATGGGAGGTATTCAGTTGAAGAAATATGTGGTTCTTTTGTTAGTTGTGTGGGGGTCACTCTTTTCATTGCCTGGAATGGCAGAAGCCAAGCAGGATTCTTGTATAAGTGAACCTAGTATGAAAGTCAGGGAAGAAATGAGAACGCTATGGACCGATCATGTCTTCTATACAAGGAATTATATCATCAGTGCTGTGGATGGGTTAGAGGATGCCGATATAGTACTCGCAAGGTTGCTTCAGAATCAGAAGGATATCGGGAATGCAATCAAACCCTATTATGGGGACAAAGCAGGTAACCAATTAGCGGATTTATTGACGGAACATATTGTACTTGCAGGGAAAATCGTAGATGCTGCGAAAGGTGGCAAAACAGCTCAAGTAGAACAACTTAATAAAGAATGGTATGTAAATGCAGACGATATTGCCCATTTATTAGCAAGCGTCAATCCCTATTGGTCTGAAAAGAAATTGAAAGATTTGCTATACATGCATCTGCAGTTCGTTACCGATGAAGCTGTGGCACGCATTAAAAAAGATTGGAAAGCTAATATCAAGAGCTTTGATGAGGGGAAGGCACATATCCTTCATTTGTCAGATGCCTTATCTGATGGAATCGTGAAGCAATTTCCTGAAAAATTTTAACTAAAGGAGCTGGGTATATGGTTCCCCAGCTCCTCATACTCGTTTATTTCTACCATTACCTTTTCTCTTCCACTTCGATTTTCTTGATGATACGGGCAGGATTACCTCCAATCACTACGTTGGATGGGACGTCTTTTGTCACAACCGCACCAGAAGCAATGACTACATTATCCCCAATGTTCACCCCTGGGTTAATGATTGCCCCTCCGCCTATCCAGCAATTATCCCCGACGGTAACGGGCTTTCCAAATTCAGCTCCTTTGTTACGCTCGATGGGATTGACAGGATGAGTCGCTGTATATATATGTACCCCGGGTGCCAGCATACAATTTTCCCCGATACTGACTTTGCACACATCCAATATCACGCAGTCAAAATTAGCAAAGAAATTATCTCCTACGTGAATGTTATATCCATAATCGCATCTAAAGTTTGGTTCTAAATAAACCGTTTCTCCCGTTGAACCGAATAACTGTTTAATTGTAGCAACTCTTTTTTCCCCTTCTTCCTCCGTTGTAAGATTTAACATTCGCGTTAAATAACGGGCTCTTTTTCTCTCTTCGGTTAATTGTGGATCCCAGGGTTCATAAAGTTCACCATAGAGCATCTTCTGCTTTTCAGTTTTCATGTAAACCTCCATCAATAAAAGTTTTAGTTTTATATTATCTAATATTTCTGTGAGGTGCAAACGATTGCATCTTTGCACCTGTTTGGGTTCTTGACCGATTAACTACACGATAATTGAGGCTATCTCTTTAATAAGGTAAGAGATAGCCAGGCCAATGAATGTTTCCTATATCGTAGTCTAAAGAAGTAAGACCAGAGGTTACTCTTTAGTTTTTATCAATAGAAGTAAACCCGACTTTATCTGGAACGAGGTGATCGACTCTTTGTTCCTGACAAATTCGCAGTGCGGTGGCGAATAGAAGCTGAACACCTTTTTCGATATCATCCATTTTGGCAAACTCTAATGGATTGTGACTGATTCCTTTTTCACAGCGGACGAAGATCATTCCATAATCACTGATATAGGACATAATCAAGGCATCATGGAACGGTCCGCTCATCAAGGTAGGAGAATCGAAACCGAGCTTTTCGTCTTCTTCCTTCATGACTTTTTTGATCCAATCTGCACAATACCTTGGTTCACTTCGTGTATCTTCTTGAATGTCATATTTAAGATGATAAGTAGAAGCGGTTTCTTCGATCATTTGATAAAGTTTTTGCTCGAGCCTGGTCCGTGCTTCAAGATCGATATCACGAAGATCGATTGTAAACTCTACCTTTTCAGTAATAATGTTTCTGGAATTTGGAAACACCTGTATACTTCCTACTGTGCCAACCGTGGTATCGGTTCCTTCTTCTTTAACCAATTCATCGAATTTGCGAATGATTTCTGACGCACCAACCAGAGCATCCTGTCTCATTTTCATGGGAACGGATCCGGCATGGCCTGCAAATCCTTCAAGTGTAACCGTCAGCCAAATCGGTCCTGAAATCCCTGAAACAATTCCTATGGGCTTATCTTTTCCTTCAAGCACCGGACCTTGTTCGATATGAAGCTCCAGGAAGGCGGCGATATCCCCCTTCTTATAAACAGGGCTTTCTGTCAGGTCTGTATCGACTCCGAACTCCTTCAGTGCTTCCCTTCTTGTAACCCCAGCCTTATCTTTTCGCTCAAGTTCACCCTCCTCAAGCATTCCTGCCAAAGCCCTTACGCCAAAGATTCCTTTATTGAAACGGCTTCCTTCTTCATCAGAAAAACATATCACTTCAATGGTCCGTTCAGGTATGATTCCCTTGTCCATCATGGTATGAACCACTTCGATTGCTCCAAGGGCACCCGCCGTCCCATCGAATCTGCCCCCATAAGGCTGTGAATCAATGTGAGATCCGAGAATAAGGATTGGTTTGTTTTTATCCTTTCCTTCCAGGCTGCCAATCAGATTACCAAATCCATCAATCCTTGCCGTTAAACCAGCCTCTTCCATCCATTCTTTAACTTTGTCCACTCCCTGCCGATCTTCTTTCGAGTGAGCCAGACGGCAAACGCCGGTTTCCCCAATTTTTCCGATTTCGGCTAACTCTTGCAGATGAAGGCTTAATCTTTTTCGATTGATCGTCAATAGAATCATCCTTTGCTAATAAATTTTAGACTTATTACCATTGTACGGTCTATTGGCTTGCTAATCATTAGACAGATTGTCAATAAATAATGAAGGAAGATAAGAGCGATAAAGCTCAATATTTCTTTAAGATCTTCCTTATAAAAAAGGTTCTCTACTTTGTCAACTTTATCCTTCTCCCATTAAAAATAAAAAAAAGAGAGGGGAATCCCCTCTCCAAAAATTATCTCGTCAGTAGTTTGCTGTCCTTTTGGATTGCTGAAGTGAATAAATCAGCATTCCGAAGAATACGAGTACCGCTCCCAGAATCAAACCGAGTGAGACTGTTGCGATGGAAAGCATCTTGAAAAAGACACTCACGGCAACGACCATATAAAGTACGGCAAGCATCCGTTTTACAATGACGCCGGAGAATCGTTTGAGCTGGATGGAACCGATCGGTGTCCCGATCAACGCACCAATGATCAGCAAGATTCCGTGGCGATAATCAAGTGACTCCCCTGTGTACATATATGAGGTGATCCCGGACAATACGATAATGGAAGCAGCAGATATACTGGTTCCAATTGCTTTGTTCAGATCAAGTTTAAGCCATTTTGTAAGTAAGGGAGTCATGACAAATCCACCGCTGACACCCATAAGGGATGAAATGATTCCCGTGAATAGGCCAATGACAGGAGCTGCAAAATTCCCTTTAGGCTTCGAGTCCTGTTGTGGTTTGCTTAGAAACTGGTAAGAAAACCAACTTAATATAGCAATATAGACAATTGAGATAAACGTCGATGCTCCGTTAATGGCGTCAAGCCATTTTACAAATGGTACGGTTACTACAGACCCTACTACTCCGAAAACCCCAAGGAGGACCGCTAACTTCTTGGATACATTCTTTAAACGCAGATGTGACAGGGTACCTGTCACCGTAGATCCCAGCGTAAGCATCAAGGATAAGATGATGGCCTGACTAGGTTCATATCCAAGGACCAGTAAGGTAGGAGTCAGAACAATGCCTCCCCCTATCCCAAAAAAACCTGAGATGACACCGATGACGGCGCCACCTATCATAAATAAAATCCATTCCATGTCGTACGTCACTTCCTTCATAGAACATTATACATCTATATAAGTTATAATAGAAATGAATAATGATAATATAGTCTATTACGTTTATTAATGGAGGTATTTGATGCAACTGGACTGGATCCGTACGTTTGTTACTCTTGCCCAACTTCAACATTTCACCAAGACTAGTGAATACCTGAATTTATCACAACCTACCGTCAGCGTCCATATTAAAAAGTTGGAGCAAGCCCTTGGAGTAGCACTCATTCACCGTTCCTCCACCAATCAGCTGTTTGAATTGACTCCTCCAGGAGAACAGGTATTTGAGCAAGGGAAAAAGATGCTGGAACTATGGAGTATAATGGAACAAGTTAATCAAAAAAAGCAGGAAATTCATTTACGGATCGGGTCAACTCATACCGTCAGTGATGTTCTGCTTCCCGATTTTGTCAAGAAGATCAAGGTCTTATACCCTCAAGTACGTTTACAATTGATGATTCACAATCATGAGACGATAGTGGAAGCATTGAATTCAAACAATCTCGATCTTGCCCTTGTAGAAGGAACAAAAGGATTAGAACCCTTTCATGTAGAGGTGATCAGTCGGGATGAGCTCCGCTTCTTTGCAAGCACTAGGATGAACCTGCATTCTTCCCCCTTCATCCTCAGGGAAAAAGGATCTGGGACGAGGGAATATGCGGATGAATTCTTAAAATCGGAGCGAATCGTACCGGTTGAAGTCCTGGAAGCAAGCAGCCATTTCCTCATTAAGCAACTTGCCGTGAGGGGCCTTGGAATCGCATTTCTTTCAAGCTCCATGGTCAAAGATGAAGTGCTCCAAGGCAAACTCGTCCCCATTGAACCACATGTTGTCCACCGCCCCATCTATGCGGTTCACACTGAAACAGCGACTTCAGATCCCGTCATGAAGAAACTGATATCCTTGATTGAGCATCCGAATTAAATAGAGGGACGGACCTTGTTTCCAAGGTCCGTCCCTCTTTCGTAACAATTTAGCCGATTCTTTCTTCTGCCTGGTCTACGACAGCAGCTCCGACGATATCACCGGTTACGTTAGAGGCTGTCCCTCCCATTCCGATGATGGCATCGACTCCAGCAATGAGCGCCACTATTTCGAGTGGTAAGCCGAACATCGTTAAGACCGCAGATAATGTAACCAGTCCTGCAGCAGGAACTCCAGAAGTTCCAATAGATAGCAAGGTTCCCACCAGCACAATCATCAACAGGTCTGTAACAGAAAGGTGCAGATTCGTCACGTTTGCTGCGAATACAATCGATACACCCATTCGTAAAGCTCCACCGTCTGAATTGAAGATAGCCCCTAAAGGTAAGGCGAAATTCGCCGTTTTTTCAGAAATCCCGGCTTTTTTTGCAGACTGAATGGCTACGGGCAAGGATGCGATACTGCTCGATGTAAAGAAAGCAGTGCTATAGGCTTCTTTCGTCTGTTTGAAGAAAGTGATGACAGAGTTACCCGTCAGTTTCAAAAACCCAGCATATACGACAACCCAAAGTAGAAGAAGTCCAAGATAAAAGACCCCGACAAATTTCAGTAGGGATTGGATCGTTTCCCACCCCTGCTGACCAAATGTAGCCGCACTGATGGCAAACACCCCGATGGGAGCATAAGCCAACACCCCTCTTAAGAGGATATAAAACATTTCGTTAAAGGCAGAGAAAACTTTATCCAGCAGTCCCCCATATTCCTGCAACCTACTATCTGCAGAAAATTTCATCCATGAAATGGAAATCCCCATGATGATGGCCAGGAACATAATGGCCAGAGTATCCCCCCCGGCAAAAGCCTGGAATAGATTATCAGGAATGATTTGCAGTAAGACATCCCCAAACTGCGGTGCTTTCGGTTCTTCCACCTGCGTATTAGGCAGTTCCAAATTGGTTCCAGGGTTGAACAGGAACGCCAAACCAAGGCCGATGAAGACAGCCGCTGCCGTTGTGGCTGCATAATAAAGGATCAGCTTCCACCCCATCCGACCAAGCTGCCTCATACTCATCTTGTTCACTGCTTGAACCACGGTGAGGAATATCACTGGAATGGCAATCAAGCTAAGAAGGTGAATAAGTACCGTCCCGAATGGTTTCAGGATCTCAGCATCAGATTTAAAGACAAGACCGACGATGATTCCTAAGAGGAACCCGACAGACATCTTCAAAACAAAAGGCACTTTCAAATATTGCTTCCATATGTACTTCATTTCATCTACGTCCTTACCTATATTTTTTCAGATATTCATTATATCACTTTTACGAAGGAGGGACGGACCTTGTTTTCAAGGTCCGTCCCTCCTTCAGGTAAGTAATCCATTACACTAAGTATTCATATACGCTATCGTTTCCTTTATCCCCTGCTCGAAGGGCGTTGCTTCTGATTTACCCATGAACGCTTCCAATTTTTCACCTGATAGAATTGTAGGTTCTGAATTAATATACTGCATCTCCAGTGCTTCACGCATTCCTTTACCTGCAAAGAGGGCGAAGAGGGAAAACATCGGTTTTGAAATATAGTAAAGCCCTTTTTCTTCTCCGAGAACCCTCTTTATGAGCTGTTCAAATTCAATGCCGGTCGTTGGAGTGGCACCAGGTATATTCCAATTTTGATTGTAAGCTTCATCAATGCAAGCCAAGTCTATCATTACCTTTGCCCCGTCCTTTGTATAAATAAATTCGCGAGAAATATCCTTAGGTCCGACAAAGCCTGCCTTTTCCTTTTTCATAAGCTGATCAAGGGTGAAGTGAATATAAGTATTTTTGGCGTTCGGCCCATAAAAGTCTGGAAAATGGCAAACCAAAGTCTGGACAGTAGAAGCTTTCAATAATTGGTCCATATCTAATCGCAGCTTCCCTTTCTTCGTATGGGGAAGCTTATCAAAGTCCTCTGACAGTTTTACTCCACCGCTTTTTCCGTATGCATAAATATTATCAACCACAGCGAGTTTAGCAT
Coding sequences within it:
- a CDS encoding flavin monoamine oxidase family protein, giving the protein MDDRIMRDAPSELKYPNDMLSIIRKGLKPSKPKRIIIIGAGMSGLVAASTLKEAGHDVMILEGNKRIGGRIYTVRKPFTSGNYMDAGAMRIPDNHQLVFEYIRKFKLPFQPFQNSSSKDLFLVNNILVTRKQYEADPNILQYPLPESERGKTASELFLEATKPFVDLYNNSEHSDQLKLIKQYSNYSVGQFLSNNPFGKSLSLNAIRKINVILGIEGFPEFSFVDILKDIIFPIFRKETKFYEISGGNDRLPYSFMGDLQSQIFLNQKVTRIIQSKSGVIVQTVNPLDGTGREYQADFVIVTIPFTVFQFIDVVPYNSISFKKWQAIREVTNIPSVKIGIEFRRRFWEEMNYGNIVSDLPTRFTYMPSHDIGSNKPGVMLASYSWGQNALLWNSKSKEAIITEVLKDLSRVYGSRVYSELLNYFIYNWSRNPFSAGCFTLYTPGQAADIGDYIRTPEGRIHFAGEHTSSFHGWIEGAVESGIRAAYEVNGR
- a CDS encoding DUF3892 domain-containing protein, coding for MENKNFEQIYEEYKQQGHVQAKMEIADELSTGAEHIVAVRRNSDDDLIAFKTESGRELDYITALEEAKAGKIAHVDVIHRYGRDVLRSEPDGLKENNLSELPSF
- a CDS encoding N-acetylmuramoyl-L-alanine amidase, which gives rise to MKIIMIDPGHGGSDPGATYKGNEEKNFNLLTAVVVRDYLVSNYNVKVLMTRTGDQTLSLSERSSLANRSNLDMYLSIHHNAGGGTGFESYVFNGSVPTQTLSYQKTIHDEVIKAVQPFKVTDRGKKRANFHVLRETKMPAVLVEVLFVDNSMDVALLLDTKFRQSVGISLAKGVAKALSLPAKESGNPPIFKVIAGSFTERKNAEDRVKELKAVSFESFIDTVVVSGKTYYRVQTGAFSVRENTEDQIIALSGVGIDAFLLREEAAPAPVPKDPPPTDPPDTKPPQPPGIEYSILGTSIILARQLDEFVKTVNPSAPSVGKFYIFYGNFYGIRGDIAYAQAIYETNYFRFTGQVKPSQNNYAGIGTTGPGNNGASFATPEQGVLAHIQHLYAYASTEPLPEGAPLVDPRFSLVKRGTATDWTDLNGKWAVPGTAYGQSILSLYKRNNENALKSIKSQKVLLNNALDRLK
- a CDS encoding glycosyltransferase, with the translated sequence MKKYVVLLLVVWGSLFSLPGMAEAKQDSCISEPSMKVREEMRTLWTDHVFYTRNYIISAVDGLEDADIVLARLLQNQKDIGNAIKPYYGDKAGNQLADLLTEHIVLAGKIVDAAKGGKTAQVEQLNKEWYVNADDIAHLLASVNPYWSEKKLKDLLYMHLQFVTDEAVARIKKDWKANIKSFDEGKAHILHLSDALSDGIVKQFPEKF
- a CDS encoding maltose acetyltransferase domain-containing protein gives rise to the protein MKTEKQKMLYGELYEPWDPQLTEERKRARYLTRMLNLTTEEEGEKRVATIKQLFGSTGETVYLEPNFRCDYGYNIHVGDNFFANFDCVILDVCKVSIGENCMLAPGVHIYTATHPVNPIERNKGAEFGKPVTVGDNCWIGGGAIINPGVNIGDNVVIASGAVVTKDVPSNVVIGGNPARIIKKIEVEEKR
- a CDS encoding M20 family metallo-hydrolase — its product is MILLTINRKRLSLHLQELAEIGKIGETGVCRLAHSKEDRQGVDKVKEWMEEAGLTARIDGFGNLIGSLEGKDKNKPILILGSHIDSQPYGGRFDGTAGALGAIEVVHTMMDKGIIPERTIEVICFSDEEGSRFNKGIFGVRALAGMLEEGELERKDKAGVTRREALKEFGVDTDLTESPVYKKGDIAAFLELHIEQGPVLEGKDKPIGIVSGISGPIWLTVTLEGFAGHAGSVPMKMRQDALVGASEIIRKFDELVKEEGTDTTVGTVGSIQVFPNSRNIITEKVEFTIDLRDIDLEARTRLEQKLYQMIEETASTYHLKYDIQEDTRSEPRYCADWIKKVMKEEDEKLGFDSPTLMSGPFHDALIMSYISDYGMIFVRCEKGISHNPLEFAKMDDIEKGVQLLFATALRICQEQRVDHLVPDKVGFTSIDKN
- a CDS encoding sulfite exporter TauE/SafE family protein — its product is MEWILFMIGGAVIGVISGFFGIGGGIVLTPTLLVLGYEPSQAIILSLMLTLGSTVTGTLSHLRLKNVSKKLAVLLGVFGVVGSVVTVPFVKWLDAINGASTFISIVYIAILSWFSYQFLSKPQQDSKPKGNFAAPVIGLFTGIISSLMGVSGGFVMTPLLTKWLKLDLNKAIGTSISAASIIVLSGITSYMYTGESLDYRHGILLIIGALIGTPIGSIQLKRFSGVIVKRMLAVLYMVVAVSVFFKMLSIATVSLGLILGAVLVFFGMLIYSLQQSKRTANY
- a CDS encoding LysR family transcriptional regulator, whose translation is MQLDWIRTFVTLAQLQHFTKTSEYLNLSQPTVSVHIKKLEQALGVALIHRSSTNQLFELTPPGEQVFEQGKKMLELWSIMEQVNQKKQEIHLRIGSTHTVSDVLLPDFVKKIKVLYPQVRLQLMIHNHETIVEALNSNNLDLALVEGTKGLEPFHVEVISRDELRFFASTRMNLHSSPFILREKGSGTREYADEFLKSERIVPVEVLEASSHFLIKQLAVRGLGIAFLSSSMVKDEVLQGKLVPIEPHVVHRPIYAVHTETATSDPVMKKLISLIEHPN
- a CDS encoding dicarboxylate/amino acid:cation symporter: MKYIWKQYLKVPFVLKMSVGFLLGIIVGLVFKSDAEILKPFGTVLIHLLSLIAIPVIFLTVVQAVNKMSMRQLGRMGWKLILYYAATTAAAVFIGLGLAFLFNPGTNLELPNTQVEEPKAPQFGDVLLQIIPDNLFQAFAGGDTLAIMFLAIIMGISISWMKFSADSRLQEYGGLLDKVFSAFNEMFYILLRGVLAYAPIGVFAISAATFGQQGWETIQSLLKFVGVFYLGLLLLWVVVYAGFLKLTGNSVITFFKQTKEAYSTAFFTSSSIASLPVAIQSAKKAGISEKTANFALPLGAIFNSDGGALRMGVSIVFAANVTNLHLSVTDLLMIVLVGTLLSIGTSGVPAAGLVTLSAVLTMFGLPLEIVALIAGVDAIIGMGGTASNVTGDIVGAAVVDQAEERIG
- a CDS encoding NAD(P)H-binding protein gives rise to the protein MNKVMVIGASGGMGYALVEELINRGIEVVAFARGMEKLIQLFGSKNLVSIRTGDAENPEDLIQSAVGCEIIFHAMNLPYEEWSGKLSMITKNIIIAAERNNAKLAVVDNIYAYGKSGGVKLSEDFDKLPHTKKGKLRLDMDQLLKASTVQTLVCHFPDFYGPNAKNTYIHFTLDQLMKKEKAGFVGPKDISREFIYTKDGAKVMIDLACIDEAYNQNWNIPGATPTTGIEFEQLIKRVLGEEKGLYYISKPMFSLFALFAGKGMREALEMQYINSEPTILSGEKLEAFMGKSEATPFEQGIKETIAYMNT